Proteins from a genomic interval of Rosa chinensis cultivar Old Blush chromosome 2, RchiOBHm-V2, whole genome shotgun sequence:
- the LOC112187033 gene encoding heterogeneous nuclear ribonucleoprotein 1 isoform X1, translated as MQSDSGKLFIGGISWDTNEERLKEYFSAFGEVVEAVIMKDRTTGRARGFGFVVFADPAVADTVIMEKHNIDGRMVEAKKAVPRDDQNTLSRNSGSIHGSPGPGRTRKIFVGGLASTVTEGDFKKYFEQFGTITDVVVMYDHNTQRPRGFGFITYDSEEAVDKVLLKTFHELNGKMVEVKRAVPKELSPGPSRSPLGGYNYGLSRVNNFLTGYTQGYNPSTVGGYGLGRFSPVAGGRSGFPPFGSGYGMGMNFEPGLSPSFGGNANFNNNVSYGRGLSPYYINNSNRFSNPIGYDGNNGGSSSFFSSVTRNLWGNGGLNTNSANSSAYMGSGSGSIGGSTFGNAGVNWRSSAISPQGGGNNVSNNSGTLGYGAGDNSYGLGTGGYGRNSGATVGPTSSFAASNGGFEGSFTDFYSSGSVYGDPTWRSSNSERDGSGPFGYGLGSAASDVSAKSSPGYVGGYSVNKRQPNTGIAA; from the exons ATGCAATCCGATAGTGGCAAGTTATTCATTGGTGGCATATCTTGGGACACAAATGAAGAGCGTCTCAAAGAGTATTTCAGTGCTTTTGGGGAGGTGGTAGAAGCAGTGATCATGAAGGATCGGACCACAGGACGTGCTCGTGGATTTGGTTTTGTAGTTTTTGCAGACCCAGCAGTAGCAGACACTGTCATAATGGAAAAGCACAACATTGATGGAAGAATG GTGGAGGCAAAAAAGGCTGTTCCCAGGGATGACCAGAACACTTTGAGTAGAAACAGTGGCAGCATCCATGGTTCTCCAGGTCCAGGACGCACAAGAAAAATATTTGTTGGAGGTTTAGCATCTACTGTTACAGAGGGTGACTTCAAGAAGTACTTTGAACAGTTTGGGACAATTACAGATGTTGTGGTGATGTATGATCACAACACCCAGAGGCCGAGAGGCTTCGGATTCATCACTTATGATTCAGAGGAAGCAGTGGACAAGGTTTTGCTAAAGACATTTCATGAACTGAATGGGAAGATGGTTGAGGTCAAGCGTGCAGTTCCAAAAGAGTTATCACCCGGTCCCAGTCGCAGCCCTCTTGGTGGATACAATTATGGTCTGAGTAGGGTCAATAACTTCCTTACTGGCTATACTCAGGGGTATAATCCAAGTACGGTTGGAGGTTATGGACTTGGTAGGTTCAGTCCAGTTGCTGGTGGTCGAAGTGGATTTCCTCCATTTGGTTCTGGTTATGGAATGGGAATGAACTTTGAGCCAGGGTTGAGCCCAAGTTTTGGAGGAAATGCAAATTTTAATAATAATGTGAGCTATGGACGGGGATTGAGCCCTTATTatatcaataattcaaataggtTTAGCAATCCCATTGGATATGATGGTAATAATGGAGGAAGCTCATCCTTTTTTAGCTCAGTGACTCGGAATTTGTGGGGTAATGGGGGTCTTAATACAAATTCTGCAAATTCCAGTGCTTACATGGGTTCAGGAAGTGGTAGCATTGGAGGAAGTACATTTGGCAATGCTGGAGTTAATTGGCGTTCTTCAGCAATTTCACctcaaggtggaggaaataatGTCTCTAACAATAGTGGGACACTTGGCTATGGAGCTGGTGATAACAGTTATGGCTTGGGAACCGGAGGGTATGGAAGAAACAGTGGTGCAACTGTGGGCCCTACATCTTCTTTTGCTGCATCAAATGGTGGTTTTGAGGGCTCCTTTACTGACTTCTACAGTAGTGGTTCAGTGTACGGAGATCCTACTTGGAGATCATCAAATTCTGAGCGAGATGGGTCTGGCCCCTTTGGGTATGGGCTTGGCAGTGCAGCTTCTGATGTTTCAGCTAAAAGTTCTCCTGGTTATGTTGGTGGTTATAGTGTTAATAAGAGACAGCCGAATACAG GAATTGCTGCCTAG
- the LOC112187033 gene encoding heterogeneous nuclear ribonucleoprotein 1 isoform X2 → MQSDSGKLFIGGISWDTNEERLKEYFSAFGEVVEAVIMKDRTTGRARGFGFVVFADPAVADTVIMEKHNIDGRMVEAKKAVPRDDQNTLSRNSGSIHGSPGPGRTRKIFVGGLASTVTEGDFKKYFEQFGTITDVVVMYDHNTQRPRGFGFITYDSEEAVDKVLLKTFHELNGKMVEVKRAVPKELSPGPSRSPLGGYNYGLSRVNNFLTGYTQGYNPSTVGGYGLGRFSPVAGGRSGFPPFGSGYGMGMNFEPGLSPSFGGNANFNNNVSYGRGLSPYYINNSNRFSNPIGYDGNNGGSSSFFSSVTRNLWGNGGLNTNSANSSAYMGSGSGSIGGSTFGNAGVNWRSSAISPQGGGNNVSNNSGTLGYGAGDNSYGLGTGGYGRNSGATVGPTSSFAASNGGFEGSFTDFYSSGSVYGDPTWRSSNSERDGSGPFGYGLGSAASDVSAKSSPGYVGGYSVNKRQPNTGYFV, encoded by the exons ATGCAATCCGATAGTGGCAAGTTATTCATTGGTGGCATATCTTGGGACACAAATGAAGAGCGTCTCAAAGAGTATTTCAGTGCTTTTGGGGAGGTGGTAGAAGCAGTGATCATGAAGGATCGGACCACAGGACGTGCTCGTGGATTTGGTTTTGTAGTTTTTGCAGACCCAGCAGTAGCAGACACTGTCATAATGGAAAAGCACAACATTGATGGAAGAATG GTGGAGGCAAAAAAGGCTGTTCCCAGGGATGACCAGAACACTTTGAGTAGAAACAGTGGCAGCATCCATGGTTCTCCAGGTCCAGGACGCACAAGAAAAATATTTGTTGGAGGTTTAGCATCTACTGTTACAGAGGGTGACTTCAAGAAGTACTTTGAACAGTTTGGGACAATTACAGATGTTGTGGTGATGTATGATCACAACACCCAGAGGCCGAGAGGCTTCGGATTCATCACTTATGATTCAGAGGAAGCAGTGGACAAGGTTTTGCTAAAGACATTTCATGAACTGAATGGGAAGATGGTTGAGGTCAAGCGTGCAGTTCCAAAAGAGTTATCACCCGGTCCCAGTCGCAGCCCTCTTGGTGGATACAATTATGGTCTGAGTAGGGTCAATAACTTCCTTACTGGCTATACTCAGGGGTATAATCCAAGTACGGTTGGAGGTTATGGACTTGGTAGGTTCAGTCCAGTTGCTGGTGGTCGAAGTGGATTTCCTCCATTTGGTTCTGGTTATGGAATGGGAATGAACTTTGAGCCAGGGTTGAGCCCAAGTTTTGGAGGAAATGCAAATTTTAATAATAATGTGAGCTATGGACGGGGATTGAGCCCTTATTatatcaataattcaaataggtTTAGCAATCCCATTGGATATGATGGTAATAATGGAGGAAGCTCATCCTTTTTTAGCTCAGTGACTCGGAATTTGTGGGGTAATGGGGGTCTTAATACAAATTCTGCAAATTCCAGTGCTTACATGGGTTCAGGAAGTGGTAGCATTGGAGGAAGTACATTTGGCAATGCTGGAGTTAATTGGCGTTCTTCAGCAATTTCACctcaaggtggaggaaataatGTCTCTAACAATAGTGGGACACTTGGCTATGGAGCTGGTGATAACAGTTATGGCTTGGGAACCGGAGGGTATGGAAGAAACAGTGGTGCAACTGTGGGCCCTACATCTTCTTTTGCTGCATCAAATGGTGGTTTTGAGGGCTCCTTTACTGACTTCTACAGTAGTGGTTCAGTGTACGGAGATCCTACTTGGAGATCATCAAATTCTGAGCGAGATGGGTCTGGCCCCTTTGGGTATGGGCTTGGCAGTGCAGCTTCTGATGTTTCAGCTAAAAGTTCTCCTGGTTATGTTGGTGGTTATAGTGTTAATAAGAGACAGCCGAATACAG GGTACTTCGTTTAA
- the LOC112187037 gene encoding putative MO25-like protein At5g47540, protein MDSEALSQSHMLFPSLLINPKLRFRPQKRSKYERSLLIVKLKMKGLLKKSKARKPLELVKHTRELLIFFNGNMEVREQKRKDKMEELTKSMLEIRTLLYGDGESEPNKDTCAQLTQEFFKDDTFRLLIASLSKLNLETRKNATHIVANLQRQQVQSRLIASEYLEKNIDLIDILIPGYGDGDIALSYGAILRECIRHQVVARYVLESDHMKKFFDYIQLPNFEIASDAAATFKELMTRHKSTVAQFLSNNYDWFFQEYNSQLLESQNYITKRQAIKLLGNMLLDRSNSAVMVRYVCSLDNMRILMNLLRDPNKTIQLETFHVFKLFVANENKPPQIVNVLVTNRSKLLRFFGNFTIEKEDQQFEADKVELMKEISILEPKDIKEFSSIVSFRENCEIPC, encoded by the exons ATGGATTCTGAAGCTCTATCTCAATCCCATATGTTGTTCCCATCTCTtctcataaaccctaaattgagGTTCCGTCCCCAGAAACGCAGCAAATATGAAAGGTCTCTTTTGATAGTGAAATTGAAGATGAAGGGTCTTCTCAAGAAATCCAAGGCACGCAAGCCTTTGGAACTCGTCAAGCACACGCGCGAGcttctcatcttcttcaatgGCAACATGGAAGTCCGCGAGCAGAAACGCAAAGACAAG ATGGAAGAATTAACAAAATCAATGTTGGAGATAAGAACACTTCTGTATGGCGATGGTGAATCAGAGCCGAATAAAGACACTTGTGCACAGCTTACCCAGGAATTTTTCAAAGATGATACGTTCCGCCTTCTCATTGCTAGCCTTTCGAAGCTCAACCTTGAG ACTCGTAAAAACGCAACACATATTGTCGCAAATTTGCAAAGGCAACAGGTTCAATCGCGATTGATTGCTTCTGAGTATTTGGAAAAGAATATTGATCTTATAGATATTCTGATAcctgg TTATGGAGACGGTGATATTGCTCTATCTTATGGTGCAATTTTAAGGGAATGCATTCGTCATCAGGTTGTTGCGAG GTACGTCCTGGAATCAGACCACATGAAGAAGTTCTTCGATTATATACAACTTCCAAATTTTGAAATAGCATCGGATGCTGCAGCCACTTTCAAG GAGCTTATGACCAGGCATAAGTCAACAGTTGCACAATTTTTGTCTAATAATTATGACTGG TTTTTCCAAGAATATAATTCGCAGTTGCTGGAGTCTCAGAATTACATCACCAAACGGCAGGCTATCAAG CTGTTAGGAAATATGTTACTGGATCGCTCAAACTCTGCTGTGATGGTTCGATACGTGTGCTCTTTGGATAACATGAGAATCCTAATGAACCTTCTCAGG GATCCAAACAAGACAATCCAATTGGAGACCTTTCATGTCTTCAAG CTATTTGTTGCAAATGAAAATAAGCCTCCTCAGATTGTTAATGTACTAGTAACAAATAGGAGCAAGCTTCTCCGTTTCTTTGGCAACTTCACCATTGAAAAAG AGGATCAGCAGTTTGAAGCAGACAAAGTTGAACTTATGAAAGAGATTTCTATTCTTGAACCCAAGGATATTAAGGAATTTTCGTCAATCGTGAGCTTTAGAGAGAATTGTGAGATTCCATGTTGa
- the LOC112189034 gene encoding threonine--tRNA ligase, chloroplastic/mitochondrial 2 translates to MLILQRMATSSSLLSSPLLKISSFPTQFLSPLKRCVSQPTTTEFRALALYRNGVSTSAAVATTESQVSTQHDKLKEAQKEKTDKLDKVVLPSNESSEKLLRIRHTCAHVMAMAVQKLFPDAKVTIGPWIENGFYYDFDMEPLTDKELKRIKKEMDRIIGRNLPLVREEVSREEAQRRISALNEPYKLEILDGIKEDPITIYHIGNEWWDLCAGPHVEYTGKINRKAVELESIAGAYWRGDEKKPMLQRIYGTAWENEEQLQAYLHFKEEAKRRDHRRLGQVLDLFSIQNDAGGGLVFWHPKGAIVRNVIEDLWKKTHIERGYDLLYTPHVAKADLWQISGHLDYYRENMYNQMDVEDELYQLRPMNCPYHILIYKRRRHSYNDFPIRVAELGTVYRYELSGSLHGLFRVRGFTQDDAHIFCLEDQIKDEIRGVLDLTEELLLKFGFSKYEVNLSTRPEKSVGDDDIWVKATSALRDALEDKGWSYQIDDGGGAFYGPKIDLKIEDALGRKWQCSTIQVDFNLPQRFDITYVDSNSEKKRPIMIHRAVLGSLERFFGVLIEHYAGDFPLWLSPVQAHVLPVTDTQLDYCKELTNKLKANGIRGELCHGERLPKLIRNSEMLKIPLMAVVGAKEVESGTVTVRSRSGEDPGTMTIDDFVSRIKLAIESRTSF, encoded by the exons ATGTTGATTCTTCAGAGAATGGCCACCTCCTCTTCTCTCCTCTCATCCCCTCTCCTAAAGATCTCTTCTTTCCCCACCCAGTTCCTCTCCCCGCTTAAACGCTGCGTTTCGCAACCCACCACCACCGAGTTCAGGGCCTTGGCCCTTTACAGAAATGGAGTCTCCACCTCCGCCGCTGTGGCCACCACAGAGTCTCAGGTTTCGACCCAACACGACAAATTGAAGGAGGCCCAGAAGGAGAAGACTGATAAGCTTGACAAAGTTGTGCTTCCTTCCAATGAGTCCTCTGAGAAACTCCTCAGAATTCGCCACACG TGTGCGCATGTTATGGCCATGGCTGTTCAGAAGCTCTTCCCAGATGCCAAAGTGACAATTGGGCCGTGGATAGAGAATGggttttattatgattttgatatggagcCTTTGACGGACAAAGAGTTGAAGAGAATCAAGAAGGAGATG GATCGCATCATTGGTAGAAATTTACCACTTGTGAGAGAAGAAGTTTCAAGAGAGGAAGCTCAGCGAAGAATAAGTGCTCTCAACGAACCATACaaacttgaaattttggatggtATCAAGGAAGATCCCATTACCATCTACCACATTG GTAATGAATGGTGGGATCTATGTGCGGGGCCTCATGTGGAATATACtggaaaaattaacagaaaagCTGTCGAACTTGAGTCTATTGCTGGTGCTTACTGGAGAGGTGATGAAAAGAAACCGATGTTGCAGAGGATCTATGGCACTGCATGGGAGAACGAAGAACAATTGCAGGCATACCTTCATTTCAAGGAGGAGGCTAAACGCCGAGATCACAGGCGCCTTGGTCAAGTTCTTGATCTGTTTTCTATACAG AATGATGCTGGCGGGGGTTTAGTGTTCTGGCATCCAAAGGGTGCTATTGTGAGGAATGTAATAGAAGATTTGTGGAAAAAGACACACATAGAGCGTGGTTATGATCTGCTATATACTCCACATGTTGCAAAGGCAGATCTTTGGCAGATAAGTGGTCATCTGGATTATTACAGAGAGAATATGTACAATCAGATGGATGTTGAAGATGAACTTTATCAACTTCGACCAATGAACTGCCCTTATCATATCTTGATTTACAAAAGGAGGCGTCACTCTTATAATGACTTTCCTATTAGAGTTGCTGAGTTGGGAACTGTATACAGATATGAATTGTCTGGAAGCTTACATGGCCTTTTCCGTGTAAGAGGTTTTACTCAG GATGATGCACATATATTTTGTCTAGAAGATCAGATCAAAGATGAAATCAGGGGTGTTCTAGATCTTACGGAAGAGTTATTATTGAAATTTGGCTTCAGCAAATATGAAGTTAATCTCTCGACGAGGCCAGAGAAGTCTGTTGGAGATGATGATATATGGGTGAAAGCAACATCTGCCCTTAGAGATGCCTTGGAGGATAAGGGTTGGAGCTATCAAATTGATGATGGCGGTGGTGCTTTTTATGGCCCAAAGATTGATCTTAAGATTGAGGATGCTCTTGGAAGGAAGTGGCAGTGCTCAACTATACAG GTTGACTTTAACCTACCACAGCGATTTGACATAACATATGTTGACTCAAATTCGGAAAAGAAGCGGCCTATCATGATTCATCGAGCTGTTCTTGGGTCCTTGGAGAGGTTCTTTGGAGTCCTTATAGAGCATTATGCTGGGGATTTTCCATTATGGCTTTCTCCAGTGCAAGCTCATGTTTTACCAGTGACAGACACTCAG CTCGATTACTGCAAAGAGCTGACCAACAAACTGAAAGCAAATGGTATTCGGGGTGAACTTTGCCACGGCGAACGACTGCCAAAACTGATTAGGAATTCAGAGATGCTCAAAATTCCATTAATGGCTGTTGTTGGTGCCAAGGAAGTTGAATCTGGAACTGTTACAGTAAGATCCAGGTCTGGTGAGGATCCAGGGACCATGACGATTGACGATTTTGTCAGCAGAATCAAGTTAGCCATTGAAAGCAGAACATCATTTTGA
- the LOC112184363 gene encoding exopolygalacturonase → MGSKSFLGTCFLFLVAFSLKTNAADFDIKKYGAKADGRTDDSQAINNAWRDACAAATPSTVVIAKGKYLVGPVRFGGPCKAAVSIRVEGTLQAPAEPEKLKSQDGWVVFQNVDKLSVFGGGTFDGQGKLAWSKNNCAKTGKCNSLPINIRLTGVTNSHIQHITSLNSKLFHMNVINCKHLTLEHITIDAPQESLNTDGIHIGRSSNINVTNANIKTGDDCVSIGDGSQQINVEKVICGPGHGISIGSLGRYHNEQPVEGVTVRNCTVSNTSNGVRIKTWPASPNGVASNLHFEDIIMNNVKTTPVLIDQGYCPYGQCQARLPSKVKITNVSFKNIRGTSQDPVAVKLVCSKGIPCQNVQVADINLTYNGNKGTATSECANVKPTVSGKVNPQVCAKNVA, encoded by the exons ATGGGTTCAAAATCTTTCCTTGGCACTTGTTTTTTATTCTTGGTAGCGTTCTCCTTAAAAACcaatgctgcagattttgatatCAAGAAATATGGAGCCAAGGCAGATGGCAGGACAGATGACAGCCAG GCCATCAATAATGCATGGAGAGACGCATGTGCAGCCGCGACTCCAAGCACGGTTGTGATAGCGAAGGGTAAATATTTGGTTGGTCCGGTCAGGTTTGGAGGACCCTGCAAGGCAGCGGTTAGCATTAGGGTTGAAGGAACCCTACAGGCTCCGGCTGAACCTGAAAAACTCAAATCCCAGGATGGGTGGGTAGTTTTCCAAAATGTCGATAAGTTATCCGTGTTCGGAGGGGGCACTTTTGACGGCCAAGGAAAACTAGCTTGGTCCAAAAATAATTGTGCCAAAACTGGAAAGTGCAATTCACTTCCTATC AATATACGATTGACTGGGGTTACCAATTCACACATTCAACACATAACATCGTTGAACAGCAAGTTGTTTCACATGAACGTCATCAACTGCAAACACCTGACCCTCGAACACATCACCATCGATGCACCTCAAGAAAGTCTAAACACAGATGGAATCCATATTGGTCGGTCCTCAAATATCAATGTTACCAATGCAAACATCAAAACTGGGGATGATTGTGTCTCTATCGGTGACGGAAGCCAGCAAATAAATGTCGAGAAGGTGATATGCGGCCCTGGCCATGGCATTAGTATCGGTAGCCTAGGAAG ATATCACAACGAGCAACCTGTTGAGGGAGTCACTGTGAGAAACTGCACCGTTTCGAATACTTCAAATGGTGTTAGGATTAAAACCTGGCCAGCTTCTCCAAATGGTGTGGCCTCAAATTTGCATTTCGAGGACATTATTATGAACAACGTCAAAACCACCCCTGTGCTTATAGACCAAGGATATTGCCCATATGGTCAATGTCAAGCAAGGTTACCGTCTAAAGTCAAGATAACCAATGTGAGCTTCAAGAACATTAGGGGCACATCTCAAGACCCTGTGGCTGTGAAGCTCGTTTGCAGCAAAGGGATACCGTGCCAGAATGTGCAAGTTGCTGACATCAACTTGACATATAATGGGAACAAAGGAACTGCTACATCCGAATGTGCCAACGTGAAGCCTACCGTGTCAGGAAAAGTTAATCCACAAGTTTGTGCAAAGAACGTTGCTTAA